A section of the Humulus lupulus chromosome 2, drHumLupu1.1, whole genome shotgun sequence genome encodes:
- the LOC133815799 gene encoding premnaspirodiene oxygenase-like gives MSLLPQNSPYIPILISIFLIIIIAFSRKKFKASQNNIAPGPWKLPIIGNLHQLIGPLPHRLLSNLANQYGPIMHLQLGEVSAIVISSPEAAKEILKTHDLSFANRPNVVAADIMSYGNLGIGFTPYGDYWRQMRKICMLELLSGKRVMSFRSIREEEVWSFVDSLTQSSHLGVAVNLSQKLFSLTNDIVARAAFGKKCKDQDELMSLVNEVRKVSGGFDIPDVFPSLKFLGFVTGMVPALKKIHRKLDKNLDNIVNDHKAAKLLLSSDCSTSPNGVEEDIIDLLLKLGESGEIEFDITTTHIKAVAMDIFSAGSETSATTIEWAITELLRHPRVIKKAQAEVRKVMQGKSKLEEKEIENKLTYLKSVIKETLRIHPPVTLIPRESREECEINGYKIPNKTKLLINAWAIGRDPSHWGEDVESFRPERFESNSIDFKGNSFELVPFGGGRRICPGISFGVAVVELVLSQLIYHFDWEVVESNKQVDAVESFGITCRRKNDLILIPTIPFSVDI, from the exons atgtcTCTCTTGCCCCAAAATTCTCCTTACATTCCCATATTGATTTCCATCTTTCTGATCATCATTATAGCTTTTTCAAGGAAGAAATTCAAAGCCTCCCAAAACAACATAGCTCCAGGACCATGGAAGCTGCCAATAATAGGAAACTTACACCAGTTGATAGGTCCATTACCCCATCGATTGTTATCAAACTTGGCCAACCAATATGGTCCCATTATGCATCTTCAACTAGGAGAGGTATCAGCCATTGTAATCTCTTCCCCAGAAGCAGCCAAAGAAATCCTCAAAACTCACGATCTCAGCTTTGCAAACCGGCCTAATGTCGTTGCTGCTGATATCATGTCGTATGGTAATTTAGGCATCGGTTTCACACCTTATGGAGACTACTGGAGACAGATGAGGAAGATTTGTATGTTGGAGCTTTTGAGTGGTAAGCGAGTCATGTCGTTTAGATCAATAAGAGAAGAAGAGGTGTGGAGTTTCGTTGACTCTTTAACTCAGTCATCTCATCTTGGTGTTGCTGTAAATCTCAGCCAGAAGCTATTTTCATTGACAAACGACATCGTAGCTAGAGCAGCGTTTGGGAAGAAGTGTAAAGATCAAGACGAGTTGATGTCGTTGGTGAACGAGGTGAGGAAGGTCTCTGGTGGGTTTGATATTCCTGATGTGTTCCCTTCACTTAAGTTTCTTGGCTTTGTGACTGGGATGGTCCCGGCCCTGAAAAAGATTCATAGGAAACTTGACAAGAATCTTGACAACATTGTAAATGATCACAAAGCTGCTAAACTACTACTGAGCTCGGATTGTTCCACTTCCCCCAATGGTGTTGAGGAGGACATAATCGATTTACTTCTCAAGCTTGGGGAGTCTGGTGAGATTGAGTTCGACATCACAACCACTCACATCAAAGCTGTTGCTATG GATATATTTTCAGCTGGGAGTGAGACTTCAGCAACCACAATAGAATGGGCAATAACAGAGTTGTTAAGACACCCAAGAGTGATAAAAAAGGCACAAGCAGAGGTCAGAAAAGTCATGCAAGGAAAGAGCAAACTGGAAGAGAAGGAGATAGAGAATAAGCTAACTTATTTGAAATCAGTCATCAAAGAAACTCTAAGGATTCACCCTCCAGTGACTTTGATCCCAAGAGAGTCAAGAGAAGAATGTGAAATCAATGGATACAAAATACCCAATAAAACAAAACTACTAATCAATGCATGGGCAATTGGGAGAGACCCTAGTCACTGGGGTGAAGATGTTGAGTCATTTAGGCCAGAGAGATTTGAAAGCAACTCCATTGATTTCAAAGGGAATAGCTTTGAGTTGGTCCCATTTGGAGGAGGTAGGAGAATATGCCCTGGCATTTCATTTGGTGTGGCTGTGGTTGAGCTTGTTCTTTCTCAATTGATTTATCATTTTGATTGGGAGGTAGTGGAAAGTAATAAACAAGTTGATGCTGTTGAGTCTTTTGGAATAACTTGTAGAAGAAAGAATGATTTGATTTTGATTCCCACCATTCCATTCTCTGTAGATATATAG